GGGGAAATACCCTTGTAGCTATAAAATCTGCTGTATCCCAGATCATGAAAGAAAATAGTTTTGCACAGGTATCTAAAACAGGATCCAACATAGATCAGATTTGAAACATTGAAAGTCagaatatatatacatatagttACCAAGGAATGTATACATCCAATATAACGAGCTAATCATCACCACACTTGTCAGTTCATAAGAGGGCACATTTCGAAACATCATCCAATATTACAGAAGTATTGAATCACAGCTGCACAGGAAATCGATACATAAATGAAATATCAGCATAAGTTCTTTCGATGATCCAGAAAAAAAGTCCAACTATTGTGATGAACTTTTCCGTACAAATTCATTAATTGCAGTATCGGAATGCACATTGAATTGGGGCCAGGCAACTTCTCAGTGGAAATTCTGGCAGCTCCATCTGGCAATAGCTAATGCAACTTGTTGATACATCGCTTGGTGATGTTGCTTCATTGCAATGTTCTGTGCTAATAATTAATCAGTTGTTTAATTTCAAGTTAGATAAATGTGAAcaaatgtttaatccaattttaaTGGATAGTGATATTATTGCACGTCTGTAATTAAGGACAATTGTTTCTTTTCAGTCTGTAATCACACTTGATTTAGCATGCAATTGAGTATGTCTACACAAGAACACATAACAGAAACATTCAAgtgtttattttttattcattatTTCAGAAGCGATTCTTCAACACAGATACAATCTCCGAGTTCAGAGTAGGAATATGAAAATGCCCAAGTCAGGTTTAATTTCTGACATCTATACTGATCCACTGATTACCATGACACACCCTGACCAGGATGATGTAACAGCAAAAAATAATAGTCAAGGTCGGGAAGTTGCGATCCATGAATTATTGAAAAGACGCAACAGTGATACTGAAAAGAGCAACATCAGCGTCGTGTATGGTGCTGCAGGGTCTGGGAAAACCACCCTAATACAGAAGATAATCCACGACTGGGCCATGGGAATTATATATGAAGAGTTCAGATTCGTCCTTCATTTTAAAGTTCAGAATTTAAATGCAATAAAAGGTAGAACAACGTTAAGTAGATTGATAGCTGACACATATCCTTACTTGGAAGATTATCAGGATGATTTGTGGAAAGAACCCAAAAACTTATTATTTATATTTGATGATTTGAATCACTTGGATCGATCCATCAGTTTCTCTGATGATGAAAGAAACAGCGATCCGCGACACCGATGTACCGGACCAGAGTCTATTTGTTTCGTACACGACATCTTGCGCTGCCTCCTACAGGGAGAGCTTCTGAAAGGCTGCTCAGTGCTGATCACAGCCCGGATTTGGGAGAACGAGGCACTGCGTCATGTAACAGCAGATTCAACTTTCCAAGTCTTGGGTTTCACTTCTGAGAAAGTAAACGAATATTTTTCCCATTATCTTCACAACAGACAGTACATGAATGAAGTTGTTCAATTGATTGAGAAGAATGAGATATTGCAGAACATGTCTAGTAACCCTCTATTCTGCTACGTCCTCGCTTCCCAACCACAAAGGGAACAGTCAACAATGCCCATCATAAACAATACCAAGGTGCTCTTTGACTACTTCGTACTCCTTCTCAGAGCTTGCGGATATGACGACAAGACAACTCTGAAGTGCTTACTCAAAGTCGGCGAATTAGCCTACAAAGGAATTACACTTAACACACTTTCGTTTGAAGCTGGCGCATTGAGTGAACAGAATTTCTGTCCTCCAGAGTTTATATCTGCTTTTATGATCCAGGATTCAGACAAAGCGAATCGTGGTCTTTATAAATTCGCGGACTCTGTTGTACGAGACTTCCTTGCTGCACTTGCGAAAATTCTAAATACTCCGAAAGCTCAACTGAAAGGGTTACTCGATGACCAATTTACGGACACTACCGGCAGGTTCAGGAAATTTTCACTTTTTCTTGTAGGCCTGTCTTCGCAGACATCAATTGACCACCTAAAGTTTCAACTGGGCTTAGTCTGTTCTGAAGTTACTTCGTGTACCTCCGAATGGTTCAGGGAAAGTGTCAAAAGACGCCTAAAAAACACTGAGCAACGCAAGGTTTTACACATATTGTACTCCTTGCTTGAATTTGGAGACAATCAAGTATTGGAAGACGTGCTTGCTCCCACTACaacaattaaattaaatcaaCTCCTTCTCACATCTCCCGACTTCACAGTTTTATCCAGAACTTTAATCCATTCTGAACTGATCGAGGAGTTGGATCTCAGTTCATGTCTTGCACATCCAGAAGAAATTCAGAAACTGGAACTCTTGCTGCACAGATGTGTAATTCTGAGGTAATTTATCAAACACCCTTTTAATATTTTCCTTCAATGACATTTGCATCTGCATGGTGAATAGCGCAGCTCTATGTTAGGTGACAAATATTTTGTCATGAAATTGATTGCTGCGCACAGTAGCACATCAGCAAGGAATGGTATCCATTTCATCACTTTATGAAGTTCTTTACCCCAAGCTACCTGATGTCTTCCGGAGTGTATGTATCTTGTAGCTGAGTTCGTTCGTGCTTGAAACCGGAAGTTCGTATTAGTTTGAAATAAGATTCCGGTAAATAAATGGCGTTCTGATGCAAATGCCAGAATTTGTCGGCATTCGGTTGTACGTTATTCAACCTCATAACTTTCAACCGGTTGCTAGCATTGGTTTTTAATGGCATGTTCCCAGAATTCTGCGACATGAATTGCCTTAATACACTTTGGTACAAGGTACGATTATAGCCTACCTGCGTACATCGTGATCATTAAAGTTAATTTTAAGTTCAGAAATTAAGCTCAAAGGGAACATTGATAGTTGTTAAATTAATTTTGAATTACCTTTACTGCATCATGTGGGAAATAAGCAGATCGAATTATTACACTATTGTTTTGGGTTTTCTGAATCGGGATCAATTAATTACTCGTGTTTATATTGGATACTTAGATTGAATCACAATAAACTACAAGACTCTGGAGTGAAGGACGTCTTCAAAACTTTGGAAAAAACTGACTGCAAAATACAAACTTTGGAGTGAGTAATGGTTTAAAATGCCGACCGCCACCATTGTATTAGATTTCTGATTATTGTGACAACTGATGGCAAACACTCTACTGTATGCATCGGCAGACTAGAGAATGCTGAGGTTATAATCGCAGCAACACTCAAGCTTCTGCAAAAATTAGTAGGCCAGACAGTATCTCTCTCAGGAAAGATTCTGGTTGCGACCATGCATTCAGAATGAGAGTGTTGATTGAAGATGTTCGAGCCCTGATGGAGAGAGTTAGATGAGTGGCAAGCCTGAAATATCACAGGTGGAAATCGGGATGGTTATTGATAAGGTGGATACATCGAATTGACAGAGGGATCAAACCTCACAAACAGATGAAAAAAGATGCCAAGTGCAAATAGACAAGAAGTGAAGGAAAGGGGGGAGATGAAGCTGGCTGGGCTAAAGTGAGATTGCAGACAGAAGTAGAATTTATAGATGATGTGGATACAAAGAGACTGTCAACTGGGGGAACGGATGTCTAAAACAGATGCAACCACAGATAATTGGACAAGCGAGTTGATATCTTCCCTCTCCTCTCATTGTCCAAGCCTAGTGTTTCAGTCTGAAATATCACCTTTGTTTAAATGCTGCCTAGTTCGTAGACATCCTCAGAAGTTAGCTAGTTGTTCCATTATATCTGTGTATTTAGATAAAATATACGCTGATAAATTATAGATTTGAATGAGCGAAAATATGAAGATATTCAGACGTCATCTGCATGTGTATgaggctttgtgtgtgtgtgtgtgtgtgtgtgtgtgtgtagatgttTGCTGagattttaatcctattttgctGTCCATACAGGCTGAAATCCAACCATCTTACAGATGATTGCCTAGGAGCACTTTTCTCTGCTCTGCGTACAAATCGTTCGCTAACGCTGCTGAACCTGAATAATTCCCATCAGGATGGGCAACATGACAATCAATTTACTCCTGAAAGACTGAAACATCATGTGGATAATTACGATAATCAGCAGAAAGAAATCAGGTGCGTTTGTCTTTGTTCATGTACGTTAATCAAATACAATTTggaaagaaaattaaaaagaacCCACTGTGTTTATTGTCTTTTAATATAACGTGTTAATCACGTTAAAATAGTAGCACTCAGCAGAAAGTAATCAAGTGCATTTACCTTTTTTTATATAATTAATTAAACATAGCTGGgaaggaaaattttaaaaattaaaaaaaaacacaaaaacacgACATTTAttgaaaggtccaatttaatgtcaggaaaatgtatacaatatacatcctgatatGGTTTTCTGTCGCAAACATCcaagaaaacagagaagtgccctaaAGAATGGATGACAGTTAAAGATAAGAACTTCAGCTCCCCTCCCTACAGCGCGTAAGTGGCGACAAGCCACAATTTCCCATCCCCTCACCGGGAGAAAAAGCGTATCAGCACCCGCTACAAAGCGCTCAAACATGAGCAAGGCAATaggaaagacacagacttgcatttACCCCAAGGACTTCGGgattcacccagtaatttgatATACTGCaggttctctccctctctctaataAAGGAGAAAGTGATGACCCCATTTTCCCAGCCAGCGGGGAGACATAACTATCAACCCGGTGGGTTACGATGTTAAAGGTCCGTTATGTCGCTTTTTCTGAGccctgtgcctgaagatcgcaaagatcctGGATCTCTAGGCACACAGCAGATATCCAAACACCCCCGACAACACACGGGTCTGCTgtcgtgacaccgaccctcgatcctcCCATCTCCAGGGCCCTGAGATCTTCGGATTCCAAATACGAGCCAATCTTTCAGGCCGAGTTCTTGATGTGCCGGACAACAACAGCAGGTCTTGAAACCCCGAGTATGgttcccattcccgcaaagaaccgaagtcagcgccTAACGCTAAGTCACGGTCTTGCGAAGATCCCTGAAAGGGAAAGATACAGATATTAAAGTTGGAAAAATGTTTCCGAAtagtgcaagcaaaggagtcattgTTTAGCGCCATCAGAACTTCGCTCCGCCTCCGTCATTTAAGATaaaatattaattattttaaaatatggcATAAAAATTCTTCCAGGGTCTCAATATAAAAGTGTAATTTTTAAGGAAAAATAATTTCAATAATCATATCCAAACAATATCCAGTATCTACTCCCTTTGAATTCTAATTATATTTCTTTTTAACAGATGGCAACGCGATGAACATGATGTACTGGACACTACACCAAACCTTCTTAACTTAATAACTGACTGAACGTCAAAAATGTTAACTTTATTTACATGAATACAAGACATTTCGTGTAATGTAATTCAAAGTAATTTGATGTGAACGATTCAGTCTAGTGCAGTTTGAAAATAATGCCAGAGTGTTTGATATCGTCAAcgaactgaaaaaaaaatacatGCAGTACATCAGAAATATTTGCTTGTTGCTTGATCTCAATTATATCCTCAATTAGTTTCCAACTCTGctgtatacatattaattaacAGCAGTGGGTAGAACCATGGTGTACGAACATAGACTATTCCACTTCGCCGACATGGAGGCAGACACCGCTGGGAcacatgtgagtgcccatggctaccaaCTCAATTTCTAATGTAACCCCCAgtaagcctcaggctcgctcagctcgcttcTGTCCCGCCAAACTGGGAAATCAGATTGTGTCGATGCTGGGTCATGTCCCCAACacaccaaataacagacagtacaccatatgacatgaaatgagttcactttatagatcttactggaactatgtacttaatagagaaAATTTAATAGAAAAGttaaaggcgccaaacttatcaaagtacaaaccgctttgtgcacaaccgttggagctcaattactgatgtcttctggccaccattcgattccCTCAGACCTCATTGACTCGttgctcaggaccacccgaagtgatcaaccaagcaccctCGGCATGtctgtcttcgtctcctctcctcgccgaaAAACCTGGCGGCGGAGCCCCTGCTCGGGGTCTGTTACGTCGCCCAGCTTATagcatcgcatcctctctctctctcaccccctcgctccgactccccaaaagcccgccaacaactgattacagacccagaagagagaataacatctatcacaattggttaacaaatgaatacaattctcgttatcagtaattttaacccaaacaaagcTACGAGAGAAAGCACTCCCTCTCCAGTTATcctaacaaagaagcattcttacttttaacaaaacaaaaagccattttgattaacatacgcgaTAACATAAAGAAGAAGCCCCCTTACGCTCTCCTCCTCACCAACAAAAGTCACGTCCTCATGACTGCTAAATAActcgccaacccttcctgcagaAACAAAAGCCCAATCCAGTTACAAACAGTGACACTGCTCCCCAAACAGTAGACCTCTACATAGGTCAACTTATCTGGGACTTTCCTAAccctctgagacctccgtaccccctcaccccctcacctaaaccctccAAGCTCAGACACAACTGGAGATCCCTTGGGTCCGcttgccaactcctctctcaatctctcactcATGTGCCCACTGTAAATTGTGCCCCCTGTCATGTGTCCCGGGCCCCGCTGTAACCCAGACTGCCCACAGCTAGCCcaccccgctacacctgactccgtGGGAGAAGGGTCaaaagtctcttcctcaatcaagggGAAGTTagaaaaaggcagcatgtaccacacatccttCGATTCcgcattcttcctcatttctccgATCGGTATCGGACTTTCTCCAAACTGAAACACATGGCCTGGACTGCTCCTGAagcctcttcagcctcctgcaattGAGACGTCAGCTTCTTCACTGGCTCCTCCAACTCTCGCAACAGCCTCAGCAGATTTGACTCACGCTTCCTGGCCATCTCAATCTGGGGCTCAGTTACTCCACCATCTTGTTGCACCCTGACCTGAAAAGCAGCCGTTAGAGATTGGCCAGCCTCCAGTTAAGTGTTCACTGAACTTATCTCCagcttttctttcctaatgacttctTCTAGgtcaacttccaggttttcccctTCATTAATTCACTACATAAATTGACTGGTTCGCCCTGTTAAGGTCCTGGTCGGCGGGTTTGTCTGAGAGTTTTTGCTGGGTCTTTGTAAGGGAGAGGTCAGTACTCCAGACTACTACATCACCTATCTGcgagtttgatggtgaggttgggatgtGGGCGGAGAGAATGAAGAACAGACCGTTCGGAAGAAGTGAGGTCGGATTTGAAGTGAGGAGTGTTGATGTCGAGACGGTTGATCCCCCGTCGCCAGTTATTGAGGTCAGAAAAACAGGAGGAGTAATCCAGGAAGAGGTGGAAGATTGAAAACGGAAGATGGTGTCATAATTGTGGGTGGAATGTCCTTGCCAGAGAAATAGACTCGGAGAGACAGGTGGCGGAAGAAAGTATCAGCGTCGCGGCAGGCGCGAAACTCACTGAAGTATTGGCGCAGCGGGACAAAGGTCAAACTTTACTAAGGACCTGCCTTTCTGCCTCAGAAAAGGGAAGGTGTTGATGAAAAACGGTGAATGTCTGTAAGGTCTCTAAAATGATCTTATCGTCTCTCGCTTTGCTTGATCACGTTGTCACTTGCTGGGGCTAATCACCGGTCGGTTGTGATTTTTCTCTCTTATCTACCGGTGCGCGAGACTCACTTTGCAAATGAGCATTAAATGATGGAGATGCAATAACATTTAACCTCCAAATGAACTATTACCCAATTTTCTCCAGCTGAAATGAGATATAAACCAGTTCATTCTTCTGTTAGGTGTCATGACGGTCATTTAGCCTCGGGGAACAGAAAGCAAACGATAGAAGCGAACAAGTTTATTAGTATTGCACTTTTCAAACAGAAGGCGGTTCAATGTGCTTTATGTAGAATAAGATTTTaaatcaaacatcaaatttcTGATAATATATAAGAGAAATAGATACAAAATAGATATGATAAATAGAAGTTACAGTGCAGTAGATTTTAATTATCAGCTACTGCCAAAGGAAAAGTTTTAATCCTTGATTTAAAAGAGATTAACGTTGGGGCTGAACAGATCCTCTGGAAGGTTATTCCAGATACGTGGGCAGAATATCTAAAAGTTATTGCATATTTAATTTAACTCTGGGGACAGTAAGTAGACGATCTGATTTCTCAGGAGGTTTCATAATGCAGCAAGAGATCATAGTCATATTTTGGCCCGGGTCCATTCTGTGCTTTATAAACCAATAGTAATATTTTAAAGTGAATGCTGTGATGCGAGTGTAGTGGTGTTCTTCTTTCTGATTCTTTGTGAGGATTCTGGCGGCAGGGTTCTGAATGAGCTGCAGATGTCCGGGGAATTTTTTCAGCGACCTGTAAAAACGCTATTACAGTAGTCAAGCCGACTAAAAGTAAATGCATGGATTGATGAGTTTTACTAGATCTTGCTGAGACATAAGTCCTACAATTCACACTATATTTTAAGATGGCCGTATGGTGACTGTGTAATTTTGTTAATGTGGCAATTAAAATTCACATCGGAGTACATCACAACATCAATGCTTCTTGCTTAGTCTGTGATCTCTAACGACAGGAATTCACAGTGAGCACTGACGTATAATCCGTTTATTTTCGTTACTTCAGATTCATATTTGTTTAACTGTTGGGAAATGCTGGCTCATCCAATCAGTGATTGGCTGAATACAAAATTTTCAACGATTGTATGAATTCATAGTCACTTGATGACACGGTTATATAAATCTGAGTGTCACCCTCTAAATTAGATCTGTTATTTCTCTGTCTACTATAACTTAAGGTAGAGGGAACATGCATATGTTAAACAGAATCAGCCCTAATGTGGGCCCTTGAGGCACTCCACATGTCATTTTTGTTCAGTCACATATGCTGCTATCAATCAATACCAAGTAGTCCCTGTCCTGTAAAAATGATTTAAACAGCTTTTGGACTGTACCGGAAAGTGCCAACCAGATTTCCGGGCGATCCAGTGAAACCAAAACTGAAGTTAAATTCATCGTCATGGTTTGAGGGAATTTCATTTTAAATCTTAAAGAGAACAGACTCAGTGCTGTGGTGCTGTCGAAATCCAGACTGGAAAGCATCCATACAGTTGCGACATGCCAAATAAAACTACTAAGTTGCTGATAAACAAACTTTTCAATGCTTTTACTTAAACATGGTAAGTTTTATATAGGGCTGTGGTTATTAATTACTGAAGCAGCTAATTTGTTCCTTTTATTACCAAAAAAAGGCTTAATAACTGCAGTTTACGGGGATTTGTAGAAGCAGACTAACAAAAGGCAAGTGTTGCCCATTTGCAAAATGTCTGTCGCCATGCAACTAAAAACGTTTAAAAAAAGTTTGTCCGTAAAATTTCAAGGGAAATGGAGGTGAACTGTAGTGTTTGACAGCAGTTAAACTGAATGTTGATAATTGTCAACTTCGTGTGATTTTAAATCCCACTGCATTCTGTGAattaaaaatgaacaaaaacaaaaatgaatTCTGATAGAAATGGCCGAAAGTCAAGAAACTATACACCGATTTACCCACATGGAAATATGCTTCGTTGTCTGTACTTGTTTTGCCACGgaataaaatagattcaacaaaCTTGCAgatttcctgatttatttctaAATTACTACTCAACCGGTTGGCAATATGCCACGGCCGTTGATTCATTTACACCAAGGTGCTGAAAAAAAGTCCTGACTGTATTCAAGAAATCAAGTGTTTCTAAAGCTGCTCTGTTGCTGACCGAATAATGAATGACCAGTGTGATTATATCTGTTTTGTTGGTTGGAAAGATCGTTCATATTAGTCGAGGTCACTCAAAATCCCAGAAGACATATTTTTGATCAAAGTATTTCTATTAACAAAGAAAAGTAGCAGAACGTATGTTATAATGCAACCAACCGCTTTATACCAGTTACAAAAGAAACCCCCACCCCTCAATTCACAAGAACAAATAAAACCAGCCAGACCAGTCAAATAGATACAAAGGTCTTGTGTACATATAAAGATAGAGCAGATTGCACATTCAAATaagttttccagcatctatatTTCTGACAATGCTTAAAAAAGGTTGCCAAGTGGTGTTAAATCATGCTGCCCACTGACCGAAAGGCGGATCTTCTCAAATTTTACAAAGTACATGATATATTTGATCCAATGTCCATATCGTGGAGGGAATGATTCTTTCCATTTGCACAAGCAGAGCCTTCTGGcaagaaataaacaaaaaaagcGATGAGATCGGTTTGGAATTTACTGAGTTTAACCTTCTGAGAAAGCACTCCAAATAGTGCTATTGACCAAGGTGGTGCAATTAATTGTCCAAAAATTTTTTGAAAAAGTTTCAAAGATCAAACCCCAGTAATTTATTAGTTTTGGacctgaccaaaacatatggCAGATTGTAGACGGGAAATATTTACTTCTGTCAGACATTGGGTCAAGATCTTTATTAACCTTAGCCAATCTAACTTCAGACCAATGTCAACAGTGCACAAATTTAAACTAAACAACAACATGTCTAAGACACACAGAGGATGAATAAATTCTGTAGATTGTTTTATTTTTGCCATATGTCATATTGAACTTGTTCCTCAATATCCTCTTCCGATTTATGTTTTAATGAATACAAATTTCCAGGATTAACTACTTTAAGTAGCTCATAGATTTTGCTTCCAGATTGTTTCACGTCAATTTTGCACTTAAGGACTGAATCTAAGAGCGATGAAGGGGAACAATAGAGAACGCACTCAAGATGAGAGGCTATAAAGCTTCTGAGTTGTAAATATCTATAGAAATGTGAACTAGGGATCACAGATTTCTCAACTCGCTATTCAAAAGAGGCAAAATTGCCGGCAGTGTAGA
This genomic window from Hypanus sabinus isolate sHypSab1 unplaced genomic scaffold, sHypSab1.hap1 scaffold_196, whole genome shotgun sequence contains:
- the LOC132387535 gene encoding NACHT, LRR and PYD domains-containing protein 3-like isoform X2, with product MQNWADQCHMEFKPDKCEVVNLDISRMTKSKHSFLLKFVLLMLLVGPVARPPTKPQPVDDEQEVDVTDPGEGAEVHNRELSLVFQTNVGQDSSNETYSHLRETVEAGDVNMDERYKGVSNIVGKTTGGSVSRRMIEDRMLTAPKNELDASERTEWSALAMAESPAMFDVEDRKKKHNRNRRREFASDNFGAGYGKKSDIVHSTSFRKEISGDSKTDKGRTLMLLDREGEASGAKKTAVEAQLWQYIGIPISFAIVLAACAWTRRCYERLQHKRHGDNSIERDNLLSNNDEEQHLTADRADQIRQILASITDLQLYRVTEKHHEQLETEIKDDVENIHQSLLREGYRRELNLEEIMLTGGNQGLAESRLLLKSILHGSIRECRMFWNKLTTTQVNLQYLITLLKQDVEEEAILQHRYNLRVQSRNMKMPKSGLISDIYTDPLITMTHPDQDDVTAKNNSQGREVAIHELLKRRNSDTEKSNISVVYGAAGSGKTTLIQKIIHDWAMGIIYEEFRFVLHFKVQNLNAIKGRTTLSRLIADTYPYLEDYQDDLWKEPKNLLFIFDDLNHLDRSISFSDDERNSDPRHRCTGPESICFVHDILRCLLQGELLKGCSVLITARIWENEALRHVTADSTFQVLGFTSEKVNEYFSHYLHNRQYMNEVVQLIEKNEILQNMSSNPLFCYVLASQPQREQSTMPIINNTKVLFDYFVLLLRACGYDDKTTLKCLLKVGELAYKGITLNTLSFEAGALSEQNFCPPEFISAFMIQDSDKANRGLYKFADSVVRDFLAALAKILNTPKAQLKGLLDDQFTDTTGRFRKFSLFLVGLSSQTSIDHLKFQLGLVCSEVTSCTSEWFRESVKRRLKNTEQRKVLHILYSLLEFGDNQVLEDVLAPTTTIKLNQLLLTSPDFTVLSRTLIHSELIEELDLSSCLAHPEEIQKLELLLHRCVILRLNHNKLQDSGVKDVFKTLEKTDCKIQTLELKSNHLTDDCLGALFSALRTNRSLTLLNLNNSHQDGQHDNQFTPERLKHHVDNYDNQQKEIRWQRDEHDVLDTTPNLLNLITD
- the LOC132387535 gene encoding NACHT, LRR and PYD domains-containing protein 3-like isoform X3, whose protein sequence is MQNWADQCHMEFKPDKCEVVNLDISRMTKSKHSFLLKFVLLMLLVGPVARPPTKPQPVDDEQEVDVTDPGEGAEVHNRELSLFQTNVGQDSSNETYSHLRETVEAGDVNMDERYKGVSNIVGKTTGGSVSRRMIEDRMLTAPKNELDASERTEWSALAMAESPAMFDVEDRKKKHNRNRRREFASDNFGAGYGKKSDIVHSTSFRKEISGDSKTDKGRTLMLLDREGEASGAKKTAVEAQLWQYIGIPISFAIVLAACAWTRRCYERLQHKRHGDNSIERDNLLSNNDEEQHLTAEDRADQIRQILASITDLQLYRVTEKHHEQLETEIKDDVENIHQSLLREGYRRELNLEEIMLTGGNQGLAESRLLLKSILHGSIRECRMFWNKLTTTQVNLQYLITLLKQDVEEEAILQHRYNLRVQSRNMKMPKSGLISDIYTDPLITMTHPDQDDVTAKNNSQGREVAIHELLKRRNSDTEKSNISVVYGAAGSGKTTLIQKIIHDWAMGIIYEEFRFVLHFKVQNLNAIKGRTTLSRLIADTYPYLEDYQDDLWKEPKNLLFIFDDLNHLDRSISFSDDERNSDPRHRCTGPESICFVHDILRCLLQGELLKGCSVLITARIWENEALRHVTADSTFQVLGFTSEKVNEYFSHYLHNRQYMNEVVQLIEKNEILQNMSSNPLFCYVLASQPQREQSTMPIINNTKVLFDYFVLLLRACGYDDKTTLKCLLKVGELAYKGITLNTLSFEAGALSEQNFCPPEFISAFMIQDSDKANRGLYKFADSVVRDFLAALAKILNTPKAQLKGLLDDQFTDTTGRFRKFSLFLVGLSSQTSIDHLKFQLGLVCSEVTSCTSEWFRESVKRRLKNTEQRKVLHILYSLLEFGDNQVLEDVLAPTTTIKLNQLLLTSPDFTVLSRTLIHSELIEELDLSSCLAHPEEIQKLELLLHRCVILRLNHNKLQDSGVKDVFKTLEKTDCKIQTLELKSNHLTDDCLGALFSALRTNRSLTLLNLNNSHQDGQHDNQFTPERLKHHVDNYDNQQKEIRWQRDEHDVLDTTPNLLNLITD
- the LOC132387535 gene encoding NACHT, LRR and PYD domains-containing protein 3-like isoform X5: MQNWADQCHMEFKPDKCEVVNLDISRMTKSKHSFLLKFVLLMLLVGPVARPPTKPQPVDDEQEVDVTDPGEGAEVHNRELSLVFQTNVGQDSSNETYSHLRETVEAGDVNMDERYKGVSNIVGKTTGGSVSRRMIEDRMLTAPKNELDASERTEWSALAMAESPAMFDVEDRKKKHNRNRRREFASDNFGAGYGKKSDIVHSTSFRKEISGDSKTDKGRTLMLLDREGEASGAKKTAVEDRADQIRQILASITDLQLYRVTEKHHEQLETEIKDDVENIHQSLLREGYRRELNLEEIMLTGGNQGLAESRLLLKSILHGSIRECRMFWNKLTTTQVNLQYLITLLKQDVEEEAILQHRYNLRVQSRNMKMPKSGLISDIYTDPLITMTHPDQDDVTAKNNSQGREVAIHELLKRRNSDTEKSNISVVYGAAGSGKTTLIQKIIHDWAMGIIYEEFRFVLHFKVQNLNAIKGRTTLSRLIADTYPYLEDYQDDLWKEPKNLLFIFDDLNHLDRSISFSDDERNSDPRHRCTGPESICFVHDILRCLLQGELLKGCSVLITARIWENEALRHVTADSTFQVLGFTSEKVNEYFSHYLHNRQYMNEVVQLIEKNEILQNMSSNPLFCYVLASQPQREQSTMPIINNTKVLFDYFVLLLRACGYDDKTTLKCLLKVGELAYKGITLNTLSFEAGALSEQNFCPPEFISAFMIQDSDKANRGLYKFADSVVRDFLAALAKILNTPKAQLKGLLDDQFTDTTGRFRKFSLFLVGLSSQTSIDHLKFQLGLVCSEVTSCTSEWFRESVKRRLKNTEQRKVLHILYSLLEFGDNQVLEDVLAPTTTIKLNQLLLTSPDFTVLSRTLIHSELIEELDLSSCLAHPEEIQKLELLLHRCVILRLNHNKLQDSGVKDVFKTLEKTDCKIQTLELKSNHLTDDCLGALFSALRTNRSLTLLNLNNSHQDGQHDNQFTPERLKHHVDNYDNQQKEIRWQRDEHDVLDTTPNLLNLITD